The Rhizobium sp. ZPR4 DNA segment AGCCGGCAAGCCGGGCGACGGCGAAGAACTCCTTCCACCACTGAACGTCGTGGCCATGGCCAAGCGCCACGTAGTTCCAGGACCGCTTTGCAATGTCGTTGATCCAGTAGGTGTCGATCAGGCCATTGGCCTCGGCAAGCGTCCGCTCGAGGCGCACGTCCTTTGCATGCATGTAGTGAATCGCCTCGCCAAGCAGGCGCACGGCCGCAATCGGGTCGCCACCCATCCACATGTGATGGCTCGGGTCGAAATTCATGCCGATCACGGGATCGACATGCCCGCGCAGCCGCAGCATGTTCGCGGGATTGTGGATCATGGTCGCGCCGAGGTTCTCAATGGCGATGCGGATGCCGCACTCCCTGGCAAGATGGCCTGCTCTCTGGAAATACGGGATGAGGACCTCATTCCACTGATAGTCCAGCGCCTTCTCGTGTTCGGGCAGGATGACATGGGTAATCCAGTTTGGCAGCTCATCCGTCGGCGTGCCACCAGGGCAGCCGGACATCATGACGACCGTCTTGACGCCGAGCTTCTCGGCAAGCCGGAAGGTCTTGTCGACCACGGCGCGATGCGCCTCGCCGCTTGGCCCCGGATGAAGCTGGTTGCCGGAACAATTGAGAGCGGCAATCGACAGGCCACGACGATCAAGTGCGGCCAAGAAGTCCTTGCGCGCAAGCTCGCTCGACAAGAGTTCATCGAGCTTCAGATGCGGCGCCTTCGACCAGTTGCCGCAGCCGAGTTCGACAGCTTCGAACCCGAGCTTGGAAACCGTGTCGAGCATATCCTCGAATGGGAGGTAGCCGAGAATGTCGGTTACCAGACTAAGACGCATCATTTCATTGGCTCCGCTGACGTCATTTCATGGTGGATTTGCGTGCCGGGACGCTTGTCGTCCCGACACGCCTCTTCGGGAGGAATTACTTCTTCATGTATTGGTCGACATTGTCCTTGGTGATGGACTCGAACGGCACGAGCTTCTCGGCCGGCGGCTGCTCGCCCTTCTTGATGCCTTCGACCACTTCGAAGGCGGCCTTTGCCTGACCGGCTGCATTCTGGAAGATCGTCTGGGACATCTCGCCGGCCTTGATCGCCTTCAGCGCATCCGGCACGCCATCGACGCCGGCGATCATCACGCCCTTGAGGCGGTCCGACCCCTTCAAGGCTTCCAGGGCGCCTAACGCCATCTGGTCGTTCGCAGCGACGATGGCGTCGAACTTCGGGAAGCTCTGGATCCAGTCTTCGGTGACCTTCATGCCCTCGGCACGATCGTAGTTGCCCGTCAGGCTCGCGAGGATCTTCACGTCCGGACGTCCGAGCGCCTCTTCGAAGCCCTTCTTTCGTTCCTGCGAATGATAGAGACCCGGCGTGCCTTCTAGATAAAGGATCTGCGCGTCCTTCGGCAGCTTGGCCTTCATGTATTCGGCCTGCATCTTGCCGGCATCGATGTTTTTGGAGCCGACGAAGGTATATTTGCCGCCGGCCGACTGGATGCCGAGGGCAACGACCGGGATGCCGGCAGCATTGGCCTTCTCGACACCCGGAACGATGCCCTGATAGTCGACGGGAACGACGACGATCGCATTGACCTTCTGAGCGATGAAATTATCGATCTGGTCGAGTTGCTTGCTGGCGTCGTTGTTGGCATCGGCGAACTTGATGTCGACGTTCGGATCGGTCTTGGCGGCATCGACGAAGGCCGTCTTGCGCGCCATGACGAAGACGTCGGTGTCTGCCATGTTGGCATAGCCGACGACGAATTTGTCGGCGGCGAACGTGCTGTTGGCGGATAGCGCGGCGATCGAAACGGCTGCCGCCAGTGCGAGTTTGGTCATGAATTTCATTGGTTCTTCTCCTCCCATTGGGCGTTACAAAACTCAGGTGGTTTTCGGCGCGCCCTTTCGCGCCGACACACAGGTGGTCCTCCGCTTGTGCGGTTTTCTGCTTTGCGGGAACTTTCCGATCAGGCCTTCTTCTTGCTGCGGGCCGATTTCGTCCAAACATCAAGGATGACCGCGATCGCGATGATCAGGCCCTTGATGATCTGCTGCCAGTACGAGCTGACATTCATCAGATTGA contains these protein-coding regions:
- a CDS encoding sugar phosphate isomerase/epimerase translates to MMRLSLVTDILGYLPFEDMLDTVSKLGFEAVELGCGNWSKAPHLKLDELLSSELARKDFLAALDRRGLSIAALNCSGNQLHPGPSGEAHRAVVDKTFRLAEKLGVKTVVMMSGCPGGTPTDELPNWITHVILPEHEKALDYQWNEVLIPYFQRAGHLARECGIRIAIENLGATMIHNPANMLRLRGHVDPVIGMNFDPSHHMWMGGDPIAAVRLLGEAIHYMHAKDVRLERTLAEANGLIDTYWINDIAKRSWNYVALGHGHDVQWWKEFFAVARLAGYDGPVSLEMEDAGMEPLTGVKKSLTTLKLALPRDFD
- a CDS encoding sugar ABC transporter substrate-binding protein gives rise to the protein MKFMTKLALAAAVSIAALSANSTFAADKFVVGYANMADTDVFVMARKTAFVDAAKTDPNVDIKFADANNDASKQLDQIDNFIAQKVNAIVVVPVDYQGIVPGVEKANAAGIPVVALGIQSAGGKYTFVGSKNIDAGKMQAEYMKAKLPKDAQILYLEGTPGLYHSQERKKGFEEALGRPDVKILASLTGNYDRAEGMKVTEDWIQSFPKFDAIVAANDQMALGALEALKGSDRLKGVMIAGVDGVPDALKAIKAGEMSQTIFQNAAGQAKAAFEVVEGIKKGEQPPAEKLVPFESITKDNVDQYMKK